From Crateriforma spongiae, a single genomic window includes:
- a CDS encoding A24 family peptidase has product MDTLLQSIADHWIVWFVSVVLIVAAVIDGMILKVPNWLNLPFIISGWCYWCYADGVGGLGWSFLGTIIGAMPLLLLRNVGGMGAGDVKLAAGTGAWLGSLISLKLFVAGALAGGLIAAVMILRSGKAFKHYAMAMQILEEWKTVRRPSKLAAIARERKPTMTLLPYGIPMAIGSVIYFAFAGMLI; this is encoded by the coding sequence ATGGACACGTTACTGCAAAGTATTGCCGACCACTGGATCGTCTGGTTCGTCAGCGTTGTGCTGATCGTCGCCGCCGTCATCGACGGCATGATCTTGAAGGTCCCCAACTGGCTGAACTTGCCGTTCATCATCAGCGGCTGGTGCTACTGGTGCTACGCCGATGGCGTTGGCGGATTGGGCTGGAGCTTCTTGGGCACCATCATCGGTGCGATGCCTCTGTTGCTGCTGCGTAATGTCGGCGGCATGGGAGCGGGCGACGTCAAACTGGCCGCCGGAACGGGCGCTTGGCTGGGATCGCTGATCAGCCTGAAGCTGTTCGTCGCTGGTGCACTGGCCGGCGGATTGATCGCCGCGGTCATGATTCTGCGTAGCGGAAAAGCTTTCAAGCATTACGCAATGGCGATGCAAATCCTGGAAGAGTGGAAGACCGTTCGCCGACCGAGCAAGTTGGCCGCGATCGCCCGCGAACGTAAGCCGACGATGACCCTGTTGCCTTATGGCATCCCGATGGCCATCGGTTCGGTGATCTACTTCGCCTTCGCCGGAATGCTGATTTGA
- a CDS encoding hybrid sensor histidine kinase/response regulator, with the protein MNRLTSNLLRPSRWRYRPLPWVIPATLLATIDGLSPPWLHVCVVATFVVPLAWSYLPRRHMPLLMTSLLLAVVIPGLAPMIRSVAASAELIGDAVGPHEATWMSSIEGFGMERVWTILALLALWWFHYRLQDRRRRRLALRRSLQQRVFRRTQQVRRANRALRNEVIRRQETQHLLDQSESTFQALMERMQLQVSRKNRDGVVTYANEIYCRNLGRELNEVIGSTDDDLFAPEIAQKYRSDDLRVMDSGQSVDQIEQHPTLDGKTGYAQVFKAPEYDRDGNCVGIQIIFWDVTRKYLGEMALRASEARKRALFDSAADAVVLLDAHGIVVEANPAATILFGDGMVGQRFEDIAMPLTGSIFGSPNFSARNRWAAIPRAARHELTIVRKNESEFESEVAVHTIPVGDEQGCAVIVRDVTLQKRAIETLRSAKAAAEAANRTKTEFMAGVSHELRTPLGGITGLIDLLSKTELTPRGHQYVQMIRQSAQSLSDVIEDILDFAAIEAGRVEIAPRPFDLHDCLNNAFKSLAVRAADKPLQLILSIQPDTPRDVVGDPKRIRQVLINLIGNAIKFTPLGEVRVRLSHESDPDVAGSRPFFLIEVADTGVGIPTEKQRAVFSAFERGEVGTKRSFGGTGLGLSISDGLVRRMGGRIDLVSQPNVGSCFSCRLPLPLPIQSSNDPEISHEDAPHQAKSSPPPLASDATAVIQTGVPNMDSAIEETVDFLGIKRLNLKDTSALKQNGRITWIVRCSGPTSWQRWVDRTRDDIIWIQVVGVDTPRMGTRREFALNEPVTPDELIETLRFLWDPDDPDGTRRLSPPRLEETTTDRFDLSPAWSEDSTNPAASAVPTEGHLLLVDDSEVNRLVIRQQLEQAGYAVTTAVDGQAAVGEATAGNFDCILMDLQMPKMDGTEATAEILKYFQKRKRTPPPIIALTAHVTAEHETICQNAGMSGFVTKPVDLSTLVATIRGLTDPDSVPARESTADQQQSSLGDPPGAPAAKQVTSAEEQPDASQTDQGDESIDIDTMKQRLMRHSAGSDEIAVSLCDAFLEEVPELLRRIDRHHRQGRFAELTRAAHTLKSCLRYVADDEDVRLAADLEHAAKEEQTTDAEHLNQLNEVSQRWIDRVQLLKETLGANAS; encoded by the coding sequence ATGAATCGACTGACTTCCAATTTGTTGCGACCGTCACGTTGGCGGTACCGACCACTTCCCTGGGTCATTCCGGCGACCCTTTTGGCGACCATCGACGGATTGTCGCCGCCGTGGCTGCATGTCTGTGTGGTCGCGACCTTCGTCGTGCCGCTGGCATGGAGCTATTTGCCGCGTCGCCACATGCCGTTATTGATGACGTCGCTGTTGCTGGCGGTCGTCATCCCGGGTTTGGCACCCATGATCCGCAGCGTCGCGGCATCGGCCGAATTGATTGGTGATGCCGTCGGACCGCACGAAGCGACTTGGATGTCGTCGATCGAAGGTTTCGGGATGGAGCGGGTTTGGACCATCCTGGCCCTGCTGGCGCTGTGGTGGTTTCATTACCGATTGCAAGACCGACGACGACGACGCTTGGCCCTGCGTCGTTCGTTACAACAACGGGTGTTCCGTCGCACCCAACAAGTGCGACGTGCCAACCGTGCCCTACGCAATGAAGTCATCCGTCGCCAGGAAACGCAACACCTGCTGGACCAGAGCGAAAGCACGTTCCAAGCGTTGATGGAACGGATGCAGTTGCAGGTCAGCCGAAAGAATCGCGACGGCGTGGTGACGTACGCCAATGAGATCTACTGTCGCAACCTGGGCCGGGAATTGAACGAGGTGATCGGGTCGACCGATGACGACTTGTTCGCACCGGAAATCGCACAGAAATACCGGTCCGACGATCTTCGCGTGATGGATTCCGGACAAAGCGTCGACCAAATCGAGCAACATCCAACGCTGGACGGCAAGACAGGCTACGCCCAGGTCTTTAAAGCGCCTGAATACGACCGCGACGGCAACTGTGTGGGTATCCAGATCATCTTCTGGGACGTGACGCGAAAGTATCTGGGCGAAATGGCCCTCCGTGCCAGCGAAGCCCGCAAGCGGGCGTTGTTCGATTCGGCCGCCGACGCGGTCGTTCTGTTGGACGCTCATGGGATCGTGGTCGAAGCCAATCCGGCGGCCACGATTCTGTTCGGCGACGGGATGGTGGGACAGCGTTTCGAAGACATCGCCATGCCTTTGACCGGATCCATCTTTGGTTCACCAAACTTCAGTGCACGCAATCGTTGGGCCGCAATCCCTCGTGCCGCACGACACGAATTGACGATCGTTCGCAAGAATGAATCCGAGTTCGAAAGCGAGGTGGCCGTTCATACGATTCCCGTCGGCGATGAACAGGGCTGCGCGGTCATCGTCCGTGACGTCACCCTGCAAAAACGTGCGATCGAAACGCTTCGCAGTGCCAAGGCGGCGGCCGAAGCCGCCAACCGCACCAAGACAGAATTCATGGCGGGCGTCAGCCATGAATTGCGGACGCCCCTGGGCGGAATCACGGGCCTGATCGATTTGCTGTCCAAAACAGAGCTGACGCCGCGAGGGCATCAATATGTTCAGATGATCCGCCAAAGCGCGCAATCGCTGAGCGATGTGATCGAAGACATCCTGGATTTCGCCGCCATCGAAGCCGGGCGTGTGGAGATCGCCCCGCGTCCGTTCGACCTTCACGACTGCTTGAACAACGCATTCAAGTCGTTGGCCGTCCGGGCCGCCGATAAACCGCTTCAACTGATCTTGTCGATCCAGCCGGATACACCGCGGGACGTGGTCGGTGACCCCAAGCGTATTCGCCAAGTCTTGATCAACTTGATTGGCAATGCCATCAAGTTCACCCCGCTGGGCGAAGTCCGCGTGCGTCTGTCGCACGAAAGCGACCCCGACGTCGCAGGATCGCGGCCATTCTTTTTGATCGAGGTCGCCGACACCGGTGTGGGCATTCCAACGGAAAAACAACGCGCCGTTTTTTCCGCGTTCGAACGAGGCGAAGTCGGTACGAAACGATCCTTCGGCGGAACCGGACTGGGGCTGTCGATCAGCGATGGCTTGGTGCGACGCATGGGCGGACGAATCGATTTGGTCAGCCAACCGAATGTCGGCAGCTGCTTCAGTTGCCGATTGCCATTGCCATTGCCGATCCAATCATCCAACGATCCAGAAATCAGTCACGAAGATGCGCCGCATCAGGCAAAAAGCAGCCCGCCGCCGCTGGCCTCGGATGCAACCGCCGTGATCCAGACGGGCGTCCCCAACATGGATTCGGCGATCGAAGAAACCGTGGACTTCCTGGGGATCAAACGATTGAATCTGAAAGACACGTCCGCCTTGAAACAAAACGGACGTATCACCTGGATCGTCCGGTGCAGCGGTCCCACGTCATGGCAACGCTGGGTCGATCGCACTCGTGACGACATCATCTGGATCCAAGTCGTGGGTGTCGACACGCCGCGGATGGGAACACGGCGTGAATTTGCGTTGAATGAACCCGTCACTCCCGATGAACTGATCGAAACCCTGCGGTTTCTTTGGGATCCTGACGATCCGGATGGAACACGTCGCCTGTCACCGCCACGCTTGGAAGAAACGACTACCGACCGGTTCGATCTTTCGCCCGCTTGGTCCGAAGATTCGACGAATCCGGCCGCATCGGCCGTGCCGACCGAAGGGCATCTGTTGCTGGTCGACGACAGCGAAGTCAACCGATTGGTGATCCGGCAACAGTTGGAACAGGCCGGATATGCCGTGACAACGGCGGTCGATGGCCAGGCGGCAGTCGGTGAAGCGACGGCCGGAAACTTTGATTGCATCTTGATGGACCTACAAATGCCCAAGATGGATGGAACCGAAGCGACGGCGGAAATCCTGAAATACTTCCAAAAGCGAAAACGTACGCCGCCGCCGATCATCGCATTGACCGCGCATGTCACGGCGGAGCATGAAACGATTTGCCAAAACGCGGGCATGTCCGGCTTTGTCACCAAACCGGTCGACCTGTCCACGTTGGTCGCCACCATCCGCGGACTGACCGATCCGGATAGCGTGCCTGCCCGGGAATCAACCGCGGACCAGCAGCAATCGTCTCTAGGTGATCCACCCGGTGCCCCCGCCGCCAAGCAAGTCACATCTGCCGAAGAACAACCTGACGCGTCGCAGACGGATCAAGGCGACGAATCGATCGACATCGACACGATGAAGCAGCGGTTGATGCGGCACAGCGCCGGAAGCGACGAGATCGCAGTTTCGCTGTGTGATGCTTTCTTGGAAGAAGTGCCCGAACTTTTGCGTCGCATCGACCGCCACCATCGCCAAGGACGTTTTGCCGAACTGACACGGGCTGCCCACACGCTGAAAAGCTGCCTGCGGTATGTCGCCGATGACGAAGATGTTCGCTTGGCGGCGGATTTGGAGCACGCGGCGAAGGAAGAACAAACGACCGATGCCGAACACCTGAATCAGCTAAATGAGGTCAGTCAACGTTGGATCGATCGGGTCCAGTTATTGAAGGAAACACTTGGGGCCAACGCGTCATAA
- a CDS encoding carboxylesterase family protein — protein sequence MHHTFDCNQPRLCRSILGLIAVTGILAVLIAPAASAQDAGRRASQESEQPQYDIGDQQQASLKTSDGGEIQYLLSVPDDFKGDKVPMMLFLHGRGESNGPLSLVAKWGPPMKAARGDAMPYLLVSPQCPRDDQWRSPTQQQRLVELLDHIIQQHDVDTDRIYLTGLSMGGYGSWTLACDHPDRFAAVVPVCGGGEPEKASALVNVPVWAFHGDQDKAVPFEKSVDMVEAIRQAGGEKIRFTTMEHIGHNCWSATYATPELYDWISRHRLSDRQ from the coding sequence GTGCACCACACCTTCGACTGCAACCAGCCACGTCTTTGCCGCAGCATCCTTGGCCTCATCGCCGTGACGGGAATACTGGCGGTCTTGATCGCACCGGCGGCGTCCGCCCAAGACGCGGGACGCCGGGCGTCCCAAGAATCCGAACAGCCCCAATACGACATCGGTGACCAGCAACAAGCGTCGTTGAAAACAAGCGACGGCGGCGAAATCCAGTATCTGCTGTCAGTCCCCGACGACTTCAAAGGCGACAAGGTGCCGATGATGCTGTTCCTGCACGGCCGCGGGGAAAGCAACGGCCCGCTGTCACTGGTCGCAAAATGGGGTCCGCCGATGAAGGCCGCCCGTGGCGACGCGATGCCGTACCTGCTGGTCAGCCCACAGTGCCCGCGCGACGACCAATGGCGAAGCCCGACGCAACAACAGCGTCTGGTCGAATTGCTGGATCACATCATCCAGCAGCACGACGTCGACACCGACCGCATCTATCTGACCGGACTTAGCATGGGCGGGTATGGATCGTGGACGCTAGCCTGTGACCATCCCGATCGCTTTGCCGCGGTCGTTCCCGTCTGTGGCGGCGGCGAACCGGAAAAAGCGTCCGCCCTAGTGAATGTTCCCGTCTGGGCATTTCACGGCGACCAGGACAAAGCCGTACCATTTGAAAAGAGCGTCGACATGGTCGAAGCGATCCGCCAGGCGGGCGGCGAAAAGATCCGCTTCACCACGATGGAACACATCGGGCACAATTGTTGGTCGGCCACCTACGCGACTCCGGAACTGTACGACTGGATCAGCCGACATCGGCTAAGCGACCGCCAGTAA
- a CDS encoding vWA domain-containing protein, whose protein sequence is MPLNLSKPKAAPTTPPTAAGIDVAQPQHGVTPALAASLALHFFLMVAIGFALVRRSKGTGGPPDREIGIAVVQRMPDRDRYTDAAELQTEPTPDASTDASSSSSAAPPAEFAPPIDMAGVLKQLTEDARPVTGTGLAGESNVDGDDLAGDNGKGRPQNLTKKKASLFGVSGFGSRFVYVMDRSDSMNGHGGRPLKAAKSELLRSLGTLSELQQFQIVFYNDKPTAFQSGGSVQLIQGQSNLVDAAKNYVRSMRAFGGTEHAVALKMALRMRPDVIFFLTDARIPRLSSSQLREIRHRAVESGTTIHAIEFGTEPSRPTDSFLIDLAGQNGGQYQYVDVRKL, encoded by the coding sequence GTGCCGTTGAACCTGTCCAAGCCGAAAGCCGCACCGACCACCCCGCCGACGGCGGCAGGGATCGATGTCGCCCAGCCGCAGCATGGGGTGACCCCGGCGCTGGCCGCTTCGCTGGCCCTGCACTTCTTTTTGATGGTGGCGATCGGATTCGCCTTGGTGCGGCGCAGTAAGGGCACCGGCGGTCCGCCGGATCGGGAAATCGGCATCGCGGTGGTCCAGCGGATGCCCGACCGGGATCGCTACACCGACGCCGCCGAATTGCAGACCGAACCCACCCCCGACGCCAGCACCGATGCGTCATCCAGCAGCTCCGCCGCCCCTCCCGCCGAATTTGCTCCGCCCATTGACATGGCGGGCGTGCTGAAACAGTTGACCGAAGACGCGCGGCCGGTCACGGGAACCGGGCTGGCCGGTGAAAGCAACGTGGACGGCGACGACCTGGCCGGCGACAACGGCAAGGGGCGGCCGCAAAACCTGACCAAGAAAAAAGCGTCTCTGTTTGGCGTCAGCGGTTTCGGGTCACGGTTTGTCTATGTGATGGATCGCAGCGACAGCATGAACGGTCACGGCGGACGACCACTGAAAGCCGCCAAGTCGGAACTGCTGCGCAGTCTGGGGACGCTGTCAGAATTGCAGCAGTTTCAAATCGTTTTTTACAACGACAAACCCACCGCCTTTCAGTCCGGCGGTTCCGTCCAATTGATCCAAGGCCAGTCCAACTTGGTCGATGCGGCCAAGAACTACGTTCGGTCCATGCGTGCGTTCGGAGGCACCGAGCACGCCGTGGCACTAAAGATGGCTTTGCGGATGAGACCCGACGTGATTTTCTTTCTGACCGACGCCCGGATCCCGCGGTTGTCGTCGTCTCAGTTGCGTGAAATTCGCCATCGGGCCGTCGAAAGCGGTACCACGATTCACGCCATCGAATTCGGCACCGAACCGTCGCGACCGACCGACAGCTTTCTGATCGACTTGGCCGGCCAAAACGGAGGCCAGTACCAATACGTCGATGTGCGAAAGCTGTAA
- a CDS encoding Flp family type IVb pilin → MKNFATSFVNFLKEEDGPTAVEYAVMLALIVVVCLAAVGTVGTNAATKFDAVGTAIAGN, encoded by the coding sequence ATGAAGAATTTCGCTACCAGCTTTGTGAACTTCCTGAAGGAAGAAGATGGACCGACCGCCGTTGAGTACGCCGTCATGTTGGCGTTGATCGTCGTGGTCTGCTTGGCCGCTGTCGGTACCGTCGGTACCAACGCTGCTACCAAGTTCGACGCTGTCGGTACCGCAATCGCCGGTAACTGA
- a CDS encoding M16 family metallopeptidase, which produces MPEFKQAELPNGLRIVAEIDRRGYSAAMGYFVRAGARDEVDREAGLSHFLEHMMFKGTDKRSAADVNRELDELGGNSNAYTTEEQTVYYAAVLPKFQDRLVELLTDMLSPALRDEDFDTERQVILEEIAKYEDQPPFGAFERAMENHFTPRGLGRRVLGTPQSIAAMTSADMRAYFHRMYRPENIVLAASGNVDFDSLVDDVATLTAPWSQRPECPTPKADPADTVPDGVSDESRLPIHDASQAYLVKMMPGPSMRDADRYAARMLLSVLADDGGSRLFWELIDTGRAEVAAMWPQEFIDDGAIFSYLVCPPSELDSCEQLMDDLLGRLVQRPEQFAVTDDELMQAIGKASAACIMASERPGNRLFGIGSRWLTCGEYVSTDQLLDLYRGVDLAAVMNAAEKYLQPTSVTRVLAAADTEPVG; this is translated from the coding sequence ATGCCAGAATTCAAACAAGCCGAATTGCCGAACGGGTTGCGGATCGTTGCCGAAATCGACCGACGTGGATACAGCGCGGCGATGGGCTACTTTGTCCGCGCCGGTGCCAGAGACGAAGTCGATCGCGAAGCGGGGCTCAGCCACTTCCTGGAACACATGATGTTCAAAGGAACCGACAAGCGATCGGCCGCCGACGTCAATCGCGAACTGGACGAATTGGGGGGCAACAGCAACGCCTACACGACGGAAGAACAAACGGTTTACTACGCCGCGGTGTTGCCCAAGTTTCAAGATCGCTTGGTCGAATTGTTGACCGACATGCTTTCGCCCGCCCTGCGGGACGAAGACTTTGACACTGAACGCCAAGTCATCTTGGAAGAAATCGCCAAGTACGAAGACCAGCCGCCCTTTGGTGCGTTTGAACGCGCGATGGAAAACCACTTCACACCACGCGGGCTGGGCCGTCGCGTGTTGGGCACCCCGCAATCGATCGCGGCGATGACGTCGGCCGACATGCGAGCGTATTTCCATCGAATGTATCGGCCCGAGAACATTGTCTTGGCAGCCTCCGGGAACGTCGATTTTGATTCGCTGGTCGATGACGTCGCGACGTTGACCGCCCCGTGGTCGCAACGTCCGGAATGCCCCACGCCCAAGGCCGATCCGGCCGACACCGTTCCCGATGGCGTGTCGGACGAATCACGCTTGCCCATTCATGACGCGTCGCAGGCCTACTTGGTCAAGATGATGCCGGGGCCGTCGATGCGAGACGCCGACCGGTACGCGGCACGAATGTTGTTGTCGGTACTGGCCGATGACGGCGGCAGCCGACTGTTTTGGGAATTGATCGACACCGGCCGCGCGGAAGTCGCCGCGATGTGGCCTCAGGAATTCATCGACGACGGGGCGATTTTCAGCTATCTGGTTTGCCCACCCTCGGAATTGGATTCTTGCGAACAACTGATGGACGATTTGCTGGGACGACTTGTCCAGCGGCCGGAGCAGTTCGCGGTGACCGACGATGAACTGATGCAAGCGATCGGCAAAGCATCTGCTGCTTGCATCATGGCCAGCGAACGCCCCGGAAACCGTTTGTTCGGCATCGGCAGTCGCTGGTTGACGTGTGGTGAATACGTCAGCACCGATCAGTTGCTGGATTTGTATCGGGGGGTGGATTTGGCCGCCGTCATGAACGCCGCCGAAAAATACCTACAGCCCACCAGCGTGACTCGGGTGTTGGCCGCTGCCGACACCGAACCCGTCGGATAA
- a CDS encoding M16 family metallopeptidase, whose translation MSDAITVDDCVIHTLANGMTVLVQPMPWLRTAAFSLSMAAGTESEPDDRPGLASIVCEMVQRGAGSHSSRDLVAIQDALGIDRSSGVSNRLTSFNAAMPADSLHKAMELYADVARRPHLPADQLDDARMMAMQELRAIEDEPASKVMRRVRQLQYGERLGRSAGGTIDGLGQIAQDDVRDYFTGHYHAGQSILAVAGKVDASRVIDWAEQLFGDWKTGTAKPPMTPDGQPAREHIAADSNQTHLGFSFDSLPYGHDDYFAMRAGIGILGDGMSSRLFDRVREQRGLCYTVSLSCNSLKQTAGVFGYAGTTPPRAQETLDVTLREIRNLTDDLQQAELDRWKVRIQSNLIMEQESSSSRASSLVSDWYQLGRLMSLQQLESEIESLTLDQIRQYYQDHPPQRFRIVVLGPDDLQVEANDA comes from the coding sequence ATGTCTGATGCGATAACTGTCGATGATTGCGTGATCCACACCTTGGCCAACGGCATGACCGTGCTGGTCCAGCCGATGCCGTGGTTACGCACCGCCGCCTTTTCATTGTCGATGGCCGCGGGAACCGAATCGGAACCGGACGATCGGCCGGGCTTGGCGTCGATCGTTTGCGAAATGGTCCAACGCGGTGCCGGTTCCCACAGCAGCCGCGATTTGGTGGCGATTCAAGATGCACTGGGGATCGATCGGTCCAGCGGAGTTTCGAATCGGTTGACCAGTTTCAACGCAGCGATGCCTGCCGATTCGCTGCACAAAGCAATGGAACTGTACGCCGACGTCGCTCGGCGACCGCACTTGCCCGCCGACCAGTTGGATGACGCTCGGATGATGGCAATGCAGGAATTGCGTGCGATCGAGGACGAGCCCGCGTCAAAAGTCATGCGCCGCGTGCGTCAGTTGCAATACGGAGAACGACTGGGCCGCAGCGCCGGTGGCACCATCGACGGACTCGGTCAAATCGCCCAGGACGACGTCCGCGATTACTTCACCGGTCACTATCACGCTGGTCAGTCGATTTTGGCAGTTGCCGGCAAAGTGGATGCATCCCGGGTGATCGACTGGGCCGAGCAACTTTTTGGGGATTGGAAGACCGGCACCGCCAAGCCGCCGATGACGCCCGATGGGCAACCAGCCCGCGAACACATCGCCGCCGACAGCAACCAGACGCATTTGGGTTTTTCATTCGATTCGCTTCCCTATGGGCACGACGACTACTTTGCGATGCGTGCCGGAATCGGGATTCTGGGCGACGGAATGAGCAGCCGGTTGTTCGATCGTGTCCGCGAACAGCGTGGGCTGTGTTACACGGTTTCGCTCAGCTGCAACTCTTTGAAACAGACCGCGGGCGTTTTCGGGTACGCGGGAACGACACCGCCACGTGCACAAGAAACCTTGGACGTGACGTTGCGGGAAATTCGGAACCTGACCGATGATTTGCAACAGGCGGAATTGGATCGCTGGAAAGTCCGGATCCAAAGCAATCTGATCATGGAACAGGAATCCAGTTCATCGCGGGCGTCATCCTTGGTCAGCGATTGGTACCAACTGGGACGGTTGATGTCGTTACAGCAATTGGAATCCGAAATCGAATCGCTGACGCTGGACCAGATCCGGCAGTATTACCAAGACCATCCGCCGCAGCGTTTTCGCATCGTTGTTCTCGGGCCCGACGATCTGCAAGTCGAAGCGAACGACGCCTGA
- the miaB gene encoding tRNA (N6-isopentenyl adenosine(37)-C2)-methylthiotransferase MiaB → MTKRVFIHTVGCQMNVLDSEMVIADLKRHGYTVVDSAKEADCVLYNTCSVREHAEEKIYSALGKLKNVKDHQPDKTIGVMGCMAQKDQQTIFRRAPHVDLVVGPGQLHTIPEMLQRIESGQGRQMAVSLARKDGKQAIVARSHETFDPLRDPGMRPTPFQAYLRIQIGCDKFCTYCVVPNTRGPEQGRPPQQILAEAKVLADQGCREITLLGQTVNSYKYRDGDDTSDLADLLIDLHEIDGIERLKFVTNYPKDMTERLLRTVAELPKCSPYLHVPAQSGSDDVLRRMKRGYTVSDYLEMMERIERFLPEAAVSSDFIVGFCGETEEDFQKSVDLIRRCRFKNSFIFQYSVRSGTKAAERFEDDIPRDVKVRRNNELLAVQDEIAKEDNLKFVGREVEVLVEGPSKKALREMNNDAQADDGDEDNASALIQMTGRTICDRIVVFDGNRRQAGQLMDVVVDDASCHTLIGRVKTVDVVSIGV, encoded by the coding sequence ATGACCAAACGCGTTTTCATCCATACCGTGGGCTGCCAGATGAATGTGCTGGACAGCGAAATGGTGATCGCCGATCTGAAACGCCACGGCTACACCGTGGTGGATTCGGCCAAGGAAGCCGATTGCGTTCTGTACAACACATGCAGCGTGCGGGAACACGCCGAAGAAAAAATTTACAGTGCCCTGGGGAAACTGAAAAACGTCAAAGACCATCAGCCCGACAAAACGATCGGTGTGATGGGATGCATGGCGCAAAAGGACCAGCAAACGATCTTCCGTCGCGCCCCGCATGTCGACTTGGTCGTCGGCCCCGGCCAATTGCACACGATCCCCGAAATGCTGCAACGCATCGAATCGGGCCAAGGGCGTCAGATGGCGGTTTCGCTGGCACGCAAAGACGGCAAGCAGGCGATCGTCGCACGCAGCCACGAAACGTTTGACCCGTTGCGTGATCCCGGCATGCGGCCGACGCCTTTCCAGGCCTATCTGCGGATTCAAATCGGTTGTGACAAGTTCTGTACTTACTGTGTGGTGCCCAACACACGCGGGCCCGAACAGGGACGACCGCCGCAACAGATCTTGGCGGAAGCAAAAGTTTTGGCCGATCAGGGATGCCGTGAAATCACGCTGCTGGGGCAAACGGTCAACAGTTACAAGTATCGCGATGGCGACGATACGTCCGATCTGGCCGACCTGCTGATCGATCTGCACGAGATTGATGGGATCGAACGTTTGAAGTTCGTGACGAACTATCCCAAGGACATGACCGAACGCTTGTTGCGCACCGTCGCCGAATTGCCCAAGTGTTCGCCGTACCTGCATGTTCCCGCGCAAAGCGGCAGCGACGACGTGCTGCGTCGTATGAAACGCGGCTATACCGTCAGCGATTACCTGGAAATGATGGAACGTATCGAACGGTTCCTGCCCGAAGCGGCGGTCAGCAGCGATTTCATTGTCGGCTTCTGTGGCGAAACCGAGGAAGATTTTCAAAAGTCGGTCGATCTGATTCGTCGCTGTCGGTTCAAGAACAGCTTTATCTTCCAGTACAGCGTCCGCAGCGGCACCAAGGCGGCCGAACGCTTCGAGGATGACATTCCGCGGGACGTCAAAGTACGTCGCAACAATGAATTGTTGGCCGTCCAGGATGAAATTGCGAAGGAAGACAACTTGAAGTTTGTCGGTCGTGAAGTCGAAGTCCTGGTCGAAGGCCCCAGCAAGAAAGCGTTGCGGGAAATGAACAACGACGCACAGGCCGACGACGGCGATGAAGACAACGCATCGGCATTGATCCAAATGACGGGACGGACCATCTGTGACCGGATCGTCGTCTTCGATGGCAACCGTCGCCAAGCCGGGCAACTCATGGACGTCGTCGTGGACGATGCCAGTTGTCATACCCTGATCGGTCGTGTCAAAACCGTCGATGTGGTCAGCATCGGTGTCTGA